A portion of the Glandiceps talaboti chromosome 13, keGlaTala1.1, whole genome shotgun sequence genome contains these proteins:
- the LOC144444589 gene encoding uncharacterized protein LOC144444589, whose protein sequence is MATSTTSDSVELSERVKIQTVKHKIVLFSKLQSYNVAEEKVQHLLEEAVLDDNYMRECVIEKYSEKPVYSDTLLFTTVTAVVVIDARQSRTLVTPQRRDKNVDHWDELDMLNCSITKPNGSLFIVIYGDEQSKTLDRNKTFADYWSREWRFEDENASQLAQTGRVFTIWEKFNKLQKDTILHFLRVQPLLPNLDGHVSTLVFGDTSSLSVLNPYLKSHPLLMNQKSRKHGRLIEALYDYPHFKKNLDVTFTKLSSSSSSSTTKCSIRVWYSDIGSIQVCGEECENDYKSNFHISANNLRLHEIEDKLEICCLSFRNFFSRKLPEFNNIILVCHCEKCYVEVNKNLEWTTDHLKTELETVGVVVTGDIVPIVQEEHWRCIEVIDKARETITSLAKREDGALSGYKEDKLEREKPESVLKLLAWYACQTSSRLQVRSFLPFSQSLAFKLFIPKYLESAWDSTKELWYRYVWREVRRRSRGPLHQPLLDDSSIIEI, encoded by the exons ATGGCGACTTCGACAACATCGGACAGCGTCGAACTCTCAGAGAGAGTGAAAATACAAACAGTGAAGcataaaattgtgttgttctCAAAGCTACAGTCGTATAATGTGGCTGAGGAAAAGGTACAGCATTTGTTAGAGGAGGCAGTACTTGATGACAATTATATGCGGGAATGCGTCATCGAAAAATACAGCGAGAAACCCGTATATAGCGATACGTTGCTCTTTACGACAGTAACAGCAGTTGTGGTGATCGATGCGAGACAGAGTCGAACGCTGGTGACACCGCAGAGAAGAGATAAAAATGTCGATCACTGGGACGAATTAGATATGCTTAATTGTAGCATTACAAAGCCAAACG GATCCCTTTTCATTGTAATTTATGGAGACGAACAATCAAAAACCCTCGACAGAAATAAAACCTTTGCTGACTACTGGTCTAGAGAATGGAGATTTGAGGACGAAAATGCTTCACAATTAGCACAGACTGGGAGAGTATTTACTATTTGGGAAAAGTTTAACAAGTTGCAAAAAGACACAATTCTACATTTTCTTCGAGTTCAACCACTTCTTCCAAACCTTGATGGGCAcgtcagtacacttgtatttgGAGACACAAGCTCATTGAGTGTTCTGAATCCATACCTAAAATCCCACCCCTTACTAATGAACCAGAAATCCCGAAAACATGGAAGGCTCATCGAAGCTTTGTATGATTATCCACACTTCAAGAAGAATTTGGATGTCACGTTTACAaagttgtcatcatcatcatcatcatcaacaacaaagtGCTCAATACGAGTGTGGTATTCAGATATAGGCTCAATTCAGGTTTGTGGAGAAGAATGCGAGAATGACTACAAATCAAATTTTCACATCTCAGCAAACAATCTAAGGTTACATGAAATCGAAGACAAGTTGGAGATTTGCTGCCTTTCCTTTAGGAATTTCTTTTCAAGGAAACTGCCAGAGTTTAACAATATCATACTGGTATGCCACTGTGAAAAGTGTTATGTGGAAGTTAACAAGAATCTGGAATGGACCACAGACCACCTAAAGACTGAATTAG AAACTGTTGGCGTGGTTGTAACAGGTGATATTGTACCCATTGTCCAGGAGGAACACTGGAGATGTATAGAAGTTATTGACAAGGCAAGGGAGACGATTACCAGTCTTGCAAAGAGAGAGGATGGTGCACTATCCGGATATAAAGAAGATAAATTGGAACGTGAAAAACCAGAATCAGTTCTTAAACTTCTAGCATGGTATGCCTGCCAGACTTCATCTCGTTTGCAAGTAAGAAGTTTCCTGCCATTCAGCCAAAGCCTTGCATTTAAATTGTTCATTCCAAAGTATCTTGAAAGTGCGTGGGACAGTACCAAGGAACTTTGGTATCGTTATGTGTGGCGAGAGGTTCGCAGACGTTCACGCGGGCCTCTCCACCAACCACTCCTTGATGACAGCTCAATCATAGAAATTTAA